The DNA sequence TGTTGAGACTTGCCTAAAAATCTTCCTTGTGTTGCTTTTCCCGTATTGCCTCCTGCAGAAGCCTATTCAGGATTTCAAACCTGTATTGCCTCCTTCAGTTCATATCCTTGTTCCTGTTTCCAATTTCAGGAAATTGGAGTAAACACAAAACACTTCCATCTTAAATTTACATAACTGCAATTCAAATTAGAAAATCTTCAGTTAATCTGGATTCCAAGTAAGTTAAGGGTACAAATTCAGTTCCACTCTTTGAATGAAATGCTACCTCAATCATAGATAAGCTGTGAACAAGAAATTCTCAGAAGACCATAGCAATATTTCACTAACATTTAGTGGCTAATTGGACCTTCTGAGAAACAAGCAAAAGACAAAATATGAACATTCAGATTATGCCAGGGAAGCCAAGTCTTCAATTATTCTTTCAGGAGGGCCAATGGCTTATGTTTAACAACAAACCGTCCGAAGAACATCTACTATACTTCTATGTTTACAACTATTTCTTTCAGTAATTTGGAGGGTTCTGATCATTCCTCACCATCATGATCTTTCTCGTGTGTGGCATTCTCATTGACACCAGAAGCAAGCTCAGCCTCAAATGACTTGGAGGGCAACCTCTGATACACTGCCGAACCCAGAGGGAGAAGCCTACGCTTACCCAAAGTAAGTGTCTGGCTGAGCTTCTCGTAATTCCACCTCTGCTGAATATAGACTATCACAGCGAGAAAAAACGCAGTGACTGGTATGGCAATGTCCCCAAACTTGGAGTAGAAATCCATGTTTGGGTTCACAAACTCATATTCTTCAGAGAAGTAAGGATTGGAAACAGGAGCCCTTATGTAATCATAGAAGTGAGGAAGAAGCCGGACAACTGTGATCCCGATAAAATACAGTTTTCTGAGTGGTTTGCAATGGATCTGCCACACAAAGTTCCCCATTACCTGAGGAAGCAGGAAAAAATCTTGGACAAGACCCACATACTCCTCCAGTTCTGTTTCCCATTCTCGCTGCACATGGACATTTCCATTTGAATCAACATAACTTTCTGTTCGAAATTTCTCGTCAGTTTGTGCAGCATGAATGATCAGAACAATTATATACCCAATCACATGTATGATCAAGGTAGTAATAAACACCCACTTGTCACTTGGGACACGGTGTGGCTCAAGAGGAGCCCGTGTTAGTAATCTGATACGCGATTTCCACACCTTCTGACAAAGCCTTAGAGTTAGTAGAAATGAAACCAGCACAAGAAGCTTCACTGTGTAATCAATTACATGGAACCATTGATTCCTATCAAGCTCGTATGATGGTGTCCCATAAGAATCAGATGCTTTCTTGAAGAGAGCTTCTGCATCTGTGATCAGAGGAAGGCTATACCCAAGAACCTGAACACCTAGCATGACAAGAGATATGTAAGGAACAGAATCCACATTATCTCTGATGTATAGCAGTTGGCTCACAATGCAAGCGATCACCACAGAAAGTGTCAGAATCCTGAGAATCCCCTCTACACCTCTGCGAGAGAGAATGTTTTCTCGCTGTCTCCGGTACATAATTGGGAGAGTTTGGAACTTGATTGTGCTAAAATGGAGAGGGTCATCTTCATTCCTTGCGCTAgttatagaaatcctagcaatTGGATTCGTTAACCACTGAGCTGTAGTGGGTGGATAAGACACAATCACTTCAATTAAACAGTCCAACCCAGCTTCAAGATCCATGCTCTCAAATAAAGTTTTCCACGAGGCCCGGAAATCCCTGCAACCAACAAGGTACATCTTCCCAACATGTGGATCATAAAGACCTTCAACAAAAACCACAGAAAAATTCTTATAAGCTTTTCCAGTAAGCATTAGTTGAGCTGATACATTCAGAAGAAGCTGTTTTTCTGTATATTCAGCCTTAGTATGGTAAGGAGTGTCCTCCTCTACAGTGGAACCATTTGACCAATAGCGTCCAAACAAAGGGCCAAGAGAGACGATCTCCATCTGGATCTCAATTCTTGGGACTGGAGACCTAGGGGGTGGATCAGGAATAGCAGAGACATGGAGTGTGAGATCTTCTGACAGAATAGAAAGACTGACTGGCGATGCCTCTGCATCTTCTAATTTAGGGAATGTCagcaatgatt is a window from the Vitis riparia cultivar Riparia Gloire de Montpellier isolate 1030 chromosome 9, EGFV_Vit.rip_1.0, whole genome shotgun sequence genome containing:
- the LOC117922210 gene encoding uncharacterized protein LOC117922210 — encoded protein: MKIMNLSIHAWTVCGLLMVLFFSCSNSSLYGEEFDLRNEPSVTYKYDRIDEVKKACGFVLSSASELKPDDNRVYSIKKELPFVNGDWVQDAGGLPLMPYVVRKSWDNSSDFHTPMNLVSFWVTDVDTTRRLKNSVSVSGLLTLGITLENSFVEKIYGPQFQVWPGNSQLSVSFQGIYTESKENNGEKVMCLLGTTMLPSREPESSDPWAWLEASGHSYDQLPLSEDDQILLVLRYPKKFTLTKREVHGEMKSLNPKSNPKYFDEIHISSQLNTAYEFSSEKVVAKACDPYPYKDSFMNNGIEIYKDTEFCAIIQKFSQGEAFTIVPNWRCNGTDEYCSKLGPFVTDKEIKATDGGFQEVKLFMQNVHCEEKTARDNTNSARVSAVFRAVPPSEYPYTAAQRSGLSNMTLPAEGIWRSSSGQLCMVGCIGSTDAEGSGCNSRICLYIPVSFSVKQRSIIVGTISSISNDHSSYFPLSFEKLVQPSEMWDLNHFMSSHLHYQYTKLDSAGSILEKNEPFSFGTVIKKSLLTFPKLEDAEASPVSLSILSEDLTLHVSAIPDPPPRSPVPRIEIQMEIVSLGPLFGRYWSNGSTVEEDTPYHTKAEYTEKQLLLNVSAQLMLTGKAYKNFSVVFVEGLYDPHVGKMYLVGCRDFRASWKTLFESMDLEAGLDCLIEVIVSYPPTTAQWLTNPIARISITSARNEDDPLHFSTIKFQTLPIMYRRQRENILSRRGVEGILRILTLSVVIACIVSQLLYIRDNVDSVPYISLVMLGVQVLGYSLPLITDAEALFKKASDSYGTPSYELDRNQWFHVIDYTVKLLVLVSFLLTLRLCQKVWKSRIRLLTRAPLEPHRVPSDKWVFITTLIIHVIGYIIVLIIHAAQTDEKFRTESYVDSNGNVHVQREWETELEEYVGLVQDFFLLPQVMGNFVWQIHCKPLRKLYFIGITVVRLLPHFYDYIRAPVSNPYFSEEYEFVNPNMDFYSKFGDIAIPVTAFFLAVIVYIQQRWNYEKLSQTLTLGKRRLLPLGSAVYQRLPSKSFEAELASGVNENATHEKDHDGEE